The Sparus aurata chromosome 15, fSpaAur1.1, whole genome shotgun sequence genomic interval atgtaatatttttttatttttaatccaataattttgatttttaatCACATCATCATGACTTTAAATTGCACAATAATGACTATTTATCTAATAATttagacatttcattttatatttgtgACTTTGCATtactttttattatgttttttctcataattttgactttttatcataTGATCTTGACTTATTATAGAATTATGAATGTTTATCTCATAGTTACAAATGTAATAAGATTCCATGATGAACTGATGGAAAAGAATATTAAATAGGTCATAATGTTAAATCTTCTGTTGTGGGCGATGAAGGAATCTGCACCTACGTATGTTTACATCAACGTCACTGTGAAATCTCCTGCAGGCATCGTTTGTCCGTCAGGAGGAATGCATTTGTTTATTGTCAGTTATAAAAAGATAATACAGGGAAGACTGCACAGACTGACTTTGACTGGCATTCCAACAGTTTTATAGAGATGCAGCTGACGTTCATTTTCTCGTGGATGGAGAGAATAAATTCTGAGAATAAATTCCAGGTTGGCTGACTGCTGGCAGCTCGAGCCCTTCGCTGGATTTTATCTGTGTTTATGTACCTGAATACTTGGCCTAGAGAAAGGAACACAGGGATATTGTGCAGAGAGGGTGTAACAATTTacttttagcctttttttccGATGATTTTGGTCTTTTTCAATCCCTTGTATGAACCTGTGAGTTTAACTTTCATTGTTCAGCTTTTTTGTCCTTGCTTGTAGCCGTATGACTGTTCCTGGAAATTGTTCTTGGAATTAGAGTCAAATTCCTTGGACTTGTGCACATAGTTGGCCAATAAAGCTCATTCTAATTCTTATAGTCTCTGGAAAACTCAACTTGAGTTGAAgcaaatagaataaaacatattGGATTAATCGACTAATTCCCCTCAGAATGAGTAGATTAActacaaaaggaaaataatctCCACACTTACGTTAAACTCAACACAAATATTAACAAACTGAGAGCaactgtgacagagagagaagcaacGATGTGTCATAGTGTAAGATTTAGACTATCATCGTTTTAGTTTTAATTTATGTGGTCAACACATTTGTTCATTACTTTTCTCTCATCTTTGACAAAAAAACCATGTCTCATTCAGGGGCAAATTCAGCAATGATGTGCAATAACCACAATCATCCAACTGGCTCAACAATCACTGGGTTACAGGTCAAACTGTCATTTCAAAAGCACTAAATTCAGTTAGAGGCCTCTTTTCACAGAGGATTTTCTGACATGTCAGAGTAAGACAAGCCCGAGTGTAAATGATATAATGAATTATGGCTGGATTACATTTATCTGCTATATTTATGGGTCCTGTTATTCCCCCATTCGCTCCGTCACACTGGGACGTCTGAACATAACGGGGCCATTAGTTGATAACACTGAGAACAAATCCTGCAAACGGTCTCAGCTTACAGTCGATATAATATATCAACACAATATTTTGGTCTGTCTGCATCACAGCACCTCCACATATACTTTTGTTGTGAAGCCCACGTGTTGTGTTGCTCAAAGCCTCTCTGTCGTGGCTTTGAGCCAATCACAACAACATGCACAGCGGCCTACATCACAGGACGACAGTGATTCATTTGACTAATGATCACCTTTTATTGGATATGTCAACAGTCAGGTAAATGTAATTAAACAAGTGAAAAGACTTAATATAATGATACTGATAAATCTTTAAGAACAAGCCAGCATCTTAAGGTTCAACAAAAGTCAAATAGtagaaaaaatatgttaatcTAAAAGCAAGTGCGCCAAGATGTCATTGATCTTACTGTGACaactcaaaatgtctgctgggGGAAAGACACATCGCACCAGAGCCAAAGATCTTCTGCATGTCAGTTAGTTTTAGCAATTTGATCATTTGGACCACTCAAGAACGATATCAACTCCAGCTGATTCTGCATTATTAGGTACTCCTGTGCCTGGTAGAGGGATTGCGCATATGCTGCCATTTAGAGAGCATGTTATGTAAACCTAGAAGATAAGGAAGTGTTGGACAAGACTCTGGTGCCACATGAAAGGGAAGTTTCCAGCACAGAAATAGCAGATAACACAGAGTGTCAAATGGAAATCAAAATAACCCGCCAACCCGAAATACAAAGTAACCTTTCAGCCAAGCGAATCACGTCTCCTCCACCAGAAAAGGGACTCAAGAGAACGAGCTGAGATAATCTACGAGTGCCACAATATATTCCTCCACTGCAGGATCAAAGCATATAAGGTGTGAATGGCGAGAAATGTATGTCACTCTCTGACCCGTTTATACATTTTGAGAAGAATGATTTGCCTGCTCAAACATGAGCTGAGGCTGTGTTCATGAGTGCACAGAAACCACAGCTGCATTTGATGAAAGAGCTGGcgttctctctccgtctctcacgTAGCCTCTAGATTCTATAAACTCACACGGCTGCCACACTAACTTCATGCATAATGCCAAATGCAAAGCACAGCACTTTATGCCGACTGCTCAAAAGCATAAAAAAGGCACAGAAAACAGTCTCCTGACTCACACGTAGCAATTATCTTTAACCGTCAGCCCTGTGAGATTCATCCATATAAAATGCTAAAAATCCCCATTCCCTAGGGTGTGTAATATCAGACTGCCAAGTAGCTACTGATGTTCAAGTCGTGGCAGGATAACGTTTTAATTCACACCTTTCTCCTCGAGgcgacagaaaaacacaaatacaaaaaaaaagtgaaggaaaCAGCACAAGTCTAAAAAACAATACTAAACAAATGGTGAATACATCAGCCTGTAGGAGTTTAAAATAAATCCTATAATAGAGATGAATCAACTGATGAGAAGAGCTGAATCACAATATGAGTCGACCCCGGTAACCACGGTAACCAAGTAACACTGAACCCCTGCAGCTCAACAATCACTCTTCCTGTTTTACTTTTGACTTCCCTTGGAGCATGTTATTGTTCTTTAATAAATCCATCTTTACAAAGTGATTCAcagtaaacacaaaaacacaataaaaagtaataaaagagaaataaagctAATAGCATCAAGATAAAaagtagaaaacaaacaaacaaacaaaaaacagttggTACATTCAAATACAGCCGTGTAAGACTTGCAGTTCCAACAATAAAGCACATTgtaatttaaaagataaaatcaaCCTTGAAATTTAAACACCTATACAGGAAAGCCTTCtaataaaaatacatctttaaagtgatttaaaaagagGACAGGTATAGCTCCTCATGTTGAGGtacatttattatcatatacTATCAGAGACTTTTACTATTCATGTGACTAAGTATGGCTTCGAGTAGGCTTCTTCTCACATTACTGGGATTATAATGGAAATACTGGGTTTTAAAGCCGTCATTAGTGCGGAAACATAAAAAGCCGTCAACAACTACAGTTCCCAGGATTCTGTTCTGTAACGCGTCATCGAATTCTGTCCAATCGCTGCCTTTGGAGGTTTTCTTGAGCCGCAAAAATCAGGAAAAACAGACATGTGTGTTATCGCCTCGAGTTTCATGTTTAAGTCCACATTTTGGGCAGATTCAGTTTGTTTCTCGCTAGTTTAAACTGTAAAAGTGTTCGTCTACACGCACTCTGACGTGCTGTtgttagttgtttgttttttgaaaggAGTTCGTCGTGTTTGTTGAGGAGAAGCGAACGTTAATACTCGTTAGGCTGTTTTAGCTCTGACGTTACTGTATCTACAGCAAAAAACAACGTCAGTTCACATGAGTTAGAGAAAGTTTCACCCATGGAGATCACTCCTAAAGCGGGTAAAGTAAAAAGAGAGTATTCTTCACCTTGTGATTCAGTGGAGTCAAGCCCCTGTGAATTCAAACAGGGAAAGGTAGGTTTAAGTCTATTTTTGTGTGAAGGTAGCCACGACAAAGTGATCTTAAGTTATGTCAGATTAAAGAAACATTATCTAATATGTACTCTTAGTCACCAGTTGAGTAACTGTTTGCTCCATCATTCCTTCTTTGTCCTCTCCACAGCATCATCAGCAGCTGAGTTCCTCTCTGAAGGAGAGGTTGAAGAGATCAAGGCGCTCCTTCACCTCGCCCCTCTCTGTGGCCAAACGCCtttgtgttgatgatgatgaggagaatGATGGCCAACAAGTTTCAGCAGATTCCCGTCAGACGGTTAATAATCCACCACTGATCATCCCCAGTGTAGATGTAAACAGAGATGAGGCGAGAGCAGGGAGTGAAAGGTTTTCTGGAGCCATTCCCAAACCAACACATCCTCCTTCAAAAGACTTTGCACAACAACAAGACACACTGAAGAAGGAGGTTAAAGACAAGATGGAGACTGTGCGGAGGCTCAAGATGGTTCAAATGTACAGAGGCAAGGTATCAGCTACATTTTGATTTGTCTGGGTTGCTCCTAACATGATTGCCTCTGTTTCACTAGACTTGAAGTGACACATTGTCTGTCTCTTTCCCTAGAATGATTTAACAGAGCTCCAAGCATTGATCGACAAGTGGCGGAGTTGTGCTCAGTCAGCGCTGTATGAGCTCCAGTCAGAAGTCCCAGTAGATGGAAGAAAGGCCAGCCTGTCCGAGCTTATTGATCTCTTTGGTCTGGATGATGGCATTCTGCACTTTGACCGCACGGACGAGGACTTTACTAACTGAtaaatttactttaaaacaCAAAGGACATTTAAGTTCATAAAAGTTCAATCAGTTTTATTTGATGCTGCTGCACCGTTTTTGTTCACAGCACGAGTTGTACATTTCAtgtaaagtgtaaataaaatcttgttaactgttaaaaacacagCTTTGCTCAGATGTGTTTCAGCTTATCAAGTGAAGGAAAGCTGCGGATCCTCAGACGCTGGACCTCAGCCCAGAGGTCAGCCAGCTCTTCTGCCTGTGCTCTGGCAATGTCCTCCAGCTTTCTCCTCTGGAGGATTTCCTGGTATCGCTCCTCTGTTGTAGCCGCCTGATTTTCCTCTAAAGCTAAacacccaaaaaaaacacattatctgTCAGAACAGGCTCTGAAATCTACAGTGTGTTTCATTAGAGCTGAAATTAGTTTTAATTACCTGTTGCTTCATAgatgtgtctcctctctgccacagtcACCTGTATATCAGGTAACTGCTGCTCTACTATTGCGttcttctctgctttcttcGCCGCCTGCCTGTTGAGCTGTTCGATCTTTTTTATGCGATGCTCCACACTCTGTTGATGAATCTAAAAATATTTGATAGTGTGTATAATGACTTAAAGCAccaaaaacaactgaacagcaatgtctctttctgGAAATCATGTCCCAGGTTACttaagataatccacagactgttttgtgagcattttcatgtaggaactattttctttctaccgaACTAAACCAAATCACAGTGGACAAGGAAACATGCATCTACTAATGGACAAAAGGCTCTTGCTCGTGGCAGCGATGGATGTAAGCATTCGTGGCATCTTCCTCAGCTGAGCTTTAATGATAGTTGGCTAAGTTATCCAGCCTCTCCCTCATGAGTAGATGTACACTTCCTTCTGCACAGTGATTCAGTGGGTGTAGTTCAGAACAAAGAAAACGGCTCCTGTGGACTCtttgaaaaataacagcttcaacagcCCTTTTATCCTGCCACAACTACCTACTACTCACTGAGCAGAGTTTTTAGTACTTAGCCCAACAAAAACATTCTTCCTGTGATacataatattaatataattaatataattgtgatattaatataattacatgtaaatgtaaaagagaTTAGAAAAGCAATTAGATTTAGAAGAAAATATCAAGTTGGTCTGCTTTCCTTCAAAACCCCTCAAACATCTGTgacattttttctcacttttatttgaaaacaaacCACACGTGCACGGCACGTTTCTCTGCATGTGCGCATGAGAAGTTGCCAGGATCATGGAGGAAGTAATGCTGTGGTCCACCAGGAAGGCGGAGTTGGATAGCGTGTGTGCCCAGCGCAAAATGGATGAGACACAAGAGATGAACATACTGTGGGCCACTGACATCAGAATGCCATCTTATTTGCCAATAGGCCAATGTCAGTCAACAAGGCACTGATGTTAGGCTGATTAAACAGTGCATCCTTAATTTCTACATGAAACGGTCTGTGGATTGTCATGAGTATTATATATCAAAGAGAAAGCAGGCATCTTTACTctgataaatagcactacagtttagaagaaaaataaatgtctttgatCGCATTGTTAGTTTTCTATTACCTTTTCCTGGAAAGCTCTACTTTTCCTCAGAAGGGAAGCCTGCTTGGACATGCTGCATTCTCGATCTGCCCTGTGGAggaactgcaaaaaaaaagtgaaaaacaaaaacaattaaaaaatcaGAACAGATAGAGCAGCAAGATCAAGTCTCCTACAGTGGTTTTCTATCTAAGTGTCAACTTGTTTGATGAAAGATTTCACAAACAGTCATGGCAAAAACGCTTCATCATAAAATGTCCCCAGGATGGATTTGTTTAGATTCAAGGTTTTTCTCCCTCAAGGTCTCAGGGGGGCCTAAACAATCACAGGAAGCTGAGTGCCACGCCTCGGCAGAGCTACCTGGACCTTGTGCCAGAGGAAACTGGCACTGAGGCCTGGAAACAAGTTTTGTTTTATGCTGTACTCATCCACTTTTTGAAAATAAGGTGATGGATGACTCATTTGAtctacatgttttctttcattgcTCAACCATCACCtctgtgttattttttacaTGGCTAACTTGTGAAATaccttgtgtttctttttctgtgtgaaGGGGTTAATGATTGCAAGCACGAGCAAAGTATGTTCTTGTCAAGTTTTATGGTCTGTGTTTAATTAAACTGCATGTTGGCGCCTTGGATTGACATTTCCTGCCAAGTGAAGCAAAtgagcttttttgtttttcccagaaTTTTAATCATTGTGTCAAGAAGGACGAAATATTCACatagaaataaagacaaaattaGTCTTTACCTGTTTCATGAAAAAATGGGGTGGGGTGTTCGTATgaaaagggtgtgtgtgtgtccgcgaTCATAAAAGATGATCCATCTGTACTCTGGGATGGTAACAATTTTCTGCTCGCAAAACATCTGACAGCGCCAAAACAGAAATACCTGCCGTCATATCAGCGACTGAGGTTTGGCCAAAAATGTGAACAGGGTTTAAGTTTCGTCCCAAACATTGAGATTTCAGGGATATTACAAGCAGATGTTGAACTTTTGACATGTAATTGCCATGTCGGAATTATGTACAGAGTCAAATCTGGTTACTATCTGGTAGCATCATTGCTCAGAACGTGTTATTTAGTGGTTTTTATCCAGTATTAGAGCTAAAATTAAATGCAGAGTTCAGGTGTTTTAGTATCCTGATTACACTCACATCCTGTTGCTCTTCTGACAGTCGTAACATCTGGATGTCCCTCGCCTTGTTGTTGAggtcctctatcaacatccccAACTTCTTGTGCTCCCACTGCAGCTGGATGATGCCCTTACGGAAGTCTTTGCGCTCCACCATGGAGGCGATCTTCTGCTCTCCAATTTCCTGAACGTATCGGTAATTATTGTTTTATAAACACGGACATCTTCATAACGGGTTTGTTACGTCCTTGTTTTTAAGAATCTGAAATTAAAGTgtctgtgtggttgtgtttgtgtaggcTGACCCTGATGCTGTTGTTCAGATCCTCCACCACACTCCTGTGGAGAAGTACGGAGTCAGTGTAGTCAGGAGTCAGGTCTGTGGTCGACACCTCCAGCTGGCCCTGTTTGAGTACGAACTGGACTAGTATGTCCGTCAGGAAATGATTCTTCTCCTTATGCAAACTAGGAGAGAACAGGACAAGGAAAATGTTAATTCGCTTTTACTATATTACCTATGATTATTGTTACAGTGAAAGCGACTGATTTTGTTGGCTTCCGTTCCGTGTCATCGTGTCATCCCTACTGTCATATGTAATGTGCAACATCACAATCATACCTCTGAAGTTCATCAGAGatatttttaatttcctgttgaGCAgtcctttcctcctctttcctccgcTGCAGGAATGCCTGCATCTCAGCGAGAGTCAAAGCTTTCACTTTTACCTGCAGACGATGGGTCAAACAATGAGCGGACAACTAGCCACAAGAAACAAACAATCATTGGGAAAATCTTCTtgtgaaaaaagttaaaatatttgtttttttccaaatgcaGTGGAGAAGCTACATCTATAAATTGGAGGGTTGTGTATAAGTGTGATTAGAAAGATTGAAGTTTGTAAATAGACTATAAAATATTGTGTTAATTGTATAT includes:
- the sfr1 gene encoding swi5-dependent recombination DNA repair protein 1 homolog, which gives rise to MEITPKAGKVKREYSSPCDSVESSPCEFKQGKHHQQLSSSLKERLKRSRRSFTSPLSVAKRLCVDDDEENDGQQVSADSRQTVNNPPLIIPSVDVNRDEARAGSERFSGAIPKPTHPPSKDFAQQQDTLKKEVKDKMETVRRLKMVQMYRGKNDLTELQALIDKWRSCAQSALYELQSEVPVDGRKASLSELIDLFGLDDGILHFDRTDEDFTN